The following are encoded together in the Corynebacterium jeikeium genome:
- the carB gene encoding carbamoyl-phosphate synthase large subunit, producing MPRREDINHVLVIGSGPIVIGQACEFDYSGTQACRVLKEEGLRVTLINSNPATIMTDPEFADNTYIEPISPKYIEKIFQEQQEAGHKVDAVLATLGGQTALNAAIQLDRLGILEKYGVELIGADIDAIERGEDRQKFKDIVARIGGDSARSRVCHNMEEVHETVAELGLPVVVRPSFTMGGLGSGLAFNEKDLERIAGGGLAASPEANVLIEESILGWKEFELELMRDGKDNVVVVCSIENVDALGVHTGDSMTVAPSMTLTDREYQVMRDQGIAILREVGVDTGGCNIQFAVNPKDGRIITIEMNPRVSRSSALASKATGFPIAKLAAKLAIGYTLDEVRNDITEVTPAAFEPTLDYVIVKAPRFAFEKFPGADDTLTTTMKSVGEAMAVGRNYITGLNKVMRSLETKQAGFWTLPDEDFAGERATDKQAVLEDLKRPTEGRMYDVELALRLGATVEEVYAASGIDPWFLHELAGLVEFRSRLIDAPVLDVDLLREAKYMGLSDKQIAALRPELAGEDGVRALRWAQGIRPVFKTVDTCAAEFEAKTPYHYSSYELDPAAESEVAPQPDKKKVLILGSGPNRIGQGIEFDYSCVHAALELSRVGYETVMVNCNPETVSTDYDTADRLYFEPLTFEDVMEVYHAEAESGEIAGVIVQLGGQTPLGLAQRLANAGVPVVGTSPEAINLAEDRGEFGKVLEQAALPAPEFGTATSVEEAHDVAARIGFPVLVRPSYVLGGRGMEIVYDDESLSNYIQRATEITNDHPVLVDRFLDSAIEIDVDALCDGEHVYLAGVMEHIEEAGIHSGDSACAIPPMTLGAEDIDKVRKATAKLAHGIGVKGLMNVQFALKDDILYVIEANPRASRTVPFVSKATGVQLSKAAARIMLGTSIPDLIEEGILPHDRDGGSLPQGHPIAVKEAVMPFNRFRSPEGHVLDSLLSPEMKSTGEVMGLDDDFGTAFAKSQEATGDLPTEGTVFVSVANRDKRTLILPIQRLYSLGFKILATQGTAAMLRRNGVECEVVAKISDERRAAAENTPLVDTNGEPLRTVGDWIKDGDVDLILNTPAGSAGARHDGYDIRSAAVNMGVPCVTTVQGAVAAVQGIEALQGAEPTVRAIQEVDHS from the coding sequence ATGCCACGTCGCGAAGACATCAACCACGTACTCGTCATCGGCTCCGGCCCGATCGTCATCGGCCAGGCCTGCGAGTTCGACTACTCTGGTACTCAGGCCTGCCGAGTCCTGAAGGAAGAGGGCCTGCGCGTTACGCTGATCAACTCCAACCCGGCGACAATCATGACCGACCCGGAGTTCGCCGACAACACCTACATCGAGCCGATCTCGCCGAAGTACATCGAGAAGATCTTCCAGGAGCAGCAGGAAGCCGGCCACAAGGTGGACGCGGTCCTAGCAACTCTTGGTGGCCAGACCGCTCTGAACGCTGCGATCCAGCTGGACCGCCTGGGCATCCTCGAAAAGTACGGGGTGGAGCTGATTGGTGCGGACATCGACGCCATCGAGCGCGGTGAGGATCGCCAGAAGTTCAAGGACATTGTGGCGAGGATCGGTGGCGATTCCGCCCGCTCCCGCGTGTGCCACAACATGGAGGAAGTGCATGAGACTGTCGCCGAGCTGGGGCTGCCAGTCGTTGTGCGCCCGTCGTTCACCATGGGTGGACTGGGCTCCGGCCTGGCCTTCAACGAGAAGGATCTGGAGCGCATCGCCGGCGGTGGCCTGGCTGCCTCGCCGGAAGCCAACGTTCTGATCGAGGAGTCCATCCTCGGCTGGAAGGAGTTCGAACTGGAGTTGATGCGCGACGGCAAGGATAACGTCGTGGTTGTCTGTTCCATCGAGAACGTCGACGCGCTGGGCGTGCACACCGGCGACTCCATGACGGTCGCCCCGAGCATGACCCTAACCGACCGCGAGTACCAGGTGATGCGAGACCAGGGCATCGCCATCCTGCGCGAGGTCGGCGTGGATACCGGCGGTTGCAACATCCAGTTCGCCGTCAACCCGAAGGACGGACGCATCATCACCATCGAGATGAACCCACGCGTGTCCCGTTCCTCCGCCCTGGCTTCCAAGGCCACTGGCTTCCCAATCGCGAAGCTGGCCGCCAAGCTGGCCATCGGCTACACCCTGGACGAGGTCCGCAACGACATCACCGAGGTCACCCCGGCCGCTTTCGAGCCGACTCTTGACTACGTGATCGTCAAGGCTCCGCGCTTTGCCTTCGAGAAGTTTCCCGGCGCCGATGACACGCTCACCACCACTATGAAGTCCGTCGGTGAAGCCATGGCGGTCGGCCGCAACTACATCACGGGTCTGAACAAGGTCATGCGTTCCTTGGAGACCAAGCAGGCCGGCTTCTGGACGCTTCCGGACGAGGATTTCGCAGGCGAGCGCGCCACCGACAAGCAGGCTGTGTTGGAGGATCTGAAGCGCCCGACCGAGGGCCGCATGTACGACGTGGAGCTGGCTCTGCGCCTCGGTGCCACCGTCGAGGAGGTCTACGCGGCCTCCGGCATTGACCCCTGGTTCCTGCACGAGCTCGCCGGTCTGGTGGAGTTCCGTAGCCGGCTTATTGACGCCCCAGTCTTGGACGTCGACCTTCTCCGCGAAGCAAAGTACATGGGTCTGTCGGATAAGCAGATTGCAGCGCTGCGCCCGGAGCTTGCAGGTGAGGACGGCGTGCGCGCCCTGCGCTGGGCACAAGGCATCCGCCCTGTATTCAAGACCGTGGACACTTGCGCCGCCGAGTTCGAAGCTAAGACCCCGTACCACTACAGCTCCTATGAGCTGGACCCGGCTGCCGAGTCCGAGGTTGCCCCGCAGCCCGACAAGAAGAAGGTGCTGATTCTGGGCTCCGGCCCGAACCGCATTGGCCAGGGCATCGAGTTTGATTACTCGTGCGTGCACGCAGCCCTGGAGCTGTCCCGCGTGGGCTACGAGACCGTCATGGTGAACTGCAACCCGGAGACCGTCTCCACTGACTACGACACCGCCGACCGCCTGTACTTCGAGCCGCTGACCTTCGAAGACGTCATGGAGGTCTACCACGCGGAGGCGGAGTCCGGCGAGATCGCAGGCGTGATCGTGCAACTGGGCGGCCAGACCCCGCTGGGCCTGGCGCAGCGCCTGGCGAATGCTGGTGTACCGGTCGTTGGCACCTCCCCGGAGGCCATCAACCTGGCCGAGGATCGTGGCGAGTTCGGCAAGGTGCTGGAGCAGGCCGCCCTGCCGGCGCCGGAGTTCGGCACCGCCACCAGCGTCGAGGAGGCACACGACGTGGCCGCCCGCATCGGCTTCCCGGTGCTGGTTCGCCCGTCCTACGTGCTGGGCGGACGTGGCATGGAGATCGTCTACGACGACGAGAGCCTGTCCAACTACATCCAGCGCGCCACTGAGATCACCAACGACCACCCGGTTCTGGTGGACCGCTTCCTGGACTCCGCAATCGAGATCGACGTGGATGCACTGTGCGACGGCGAGCACGTGTACCTGGCCGGCGTGATGGAGCACATCGAGGAGGCCGGCATCCACTCCGGCGACTCCGCCTGTGCGATCCCGCCGATGACCCTGGGCGCGGAGGACATCGACAAGGTGCGCAAGGCCACCGCCAAGCTGGCTCACGGCATCGGCGTGAAGGGTCTGATGAATGTTCAGTTCGCACTGAAGGACGACATCCTCTACGTCATCGAGGCCAACCCGCGCGCCTCCCGCACCGTGCCCTTCGTCTCTAAGGCCACGGGCGTGCAGCTATCCAAGGCCGCCGCACGCATCATGCTGGGCACCAGCATCCCGGACTTGATCGAGGAGGGCATCCTGCCGCACGACCGCGACGGCGGCTCCCTGCCGCAGGGCCACCCGATCGCTGTGAAGGAGGCCGTTATGCCCTTCAACCGCTTCCGCAGCCCGGAGGGCCACGTGCTGGACTCCCTGCTGAGCCCGGAGATGAAGTCCACCGGTGAGGTCATGGGCCTGGACGACGACTTCGGCACCGCCTTCGCAAAGTCCCAGGAAGCCACCGGCGACCTGCCGACCGAGGGCACCGTCTTCGTCTCAGTAGCCAACCGCGATAAGCGCACTTTGATCCTGCCTATCCAGCGCCTGTACTCGCTGGGCTTTAAGATCCTGGCCACCCAGGGCACCGCCGCCATGCTGCGCCGCAACGGCGTGGAGTGCGAGGTTGTGGCAAAGATTTCCGACGAGCGCCGCGCCGCCGCGGAGAACACCCCGCTGGTTGATACCAACGGCGAGCCACTGCGCACCGTGGGCGACTGGATCAAGGACGGCGACGTCGACCTGATCCTGAACACGCCGGCTGGCTCCGCCGGAGCGCGTCACGATGGTTACGACATCCGCTCCGCTGCGGTGAACATGGGTGTTCCGTGCGTGACTACCGTCCAGGGAGCCGTGGCAGCCGTGCAGGGCATCGAGGCCCTGCAGGGTGCCGAGCCGACCGTTCGCGCTATCCAGGAGGTCGACCACTCGTGA
- the mihF gene encoding integration host factor, actinobacterial type — MALPQLTDEQRAAALKKAAEARKARAELREKLKRGGTDLKQVLKDAETDETLGKMKVSALLVSLPKVGKVKAKEIMEQLEIAETRRIRGLGDRQRRALLEHFGFEE, encoded by the coding sequence GTGGCACTTCCCCAGTTGACCGATGAGCAGCGCGCAGCAGCGCTGAAGAAGGCGGCAGAGGCACGCAAGGCACGCGCAGAGCTGCGCGAGAAGCTGAAGCGTGGCGGCACCGACCTGAAGCAGGTCCTGAAGGACGCCGAGACTGACGAGACCCTGGGCAAGATGAAGGTCTCCGCCCTGCTGGTTTCCCTGCCGAAGGTCGGCAAGGTAAAGGCCAAGGAGATCATGGAGCAGCTGGAGATCGCCGAGACCCGCCGCATCCGTGGCCTGGGTGACCGCCAGCGCCGCGCCCTGCTGGAGCACTTCGGTTTCGAGGAATAG
- the coaBC gene encoding bifunctional phosphopantothenoylcysteine decarboxylase/phosphopantothenate--cysteine ligase CoaBC, producing MNVASAELNTKPLRVVIGVGGGIAAYKAAHLVRYFTERGHQVRVIPTRSALNFVGAATFEALSGQPVATDVFDAVDEVQHVRLGQEADLIVVAPATADLMARIAHGRADDLLTASCLVATCPVVLAPAMHTEMWLNPATVDNVATLRSHGLTVLDPAHGRLTGKDTGAGRLPEPEQIGELALTVLADREAFTRDLEGKKVVISAGGTHEPLDPVRYLGNASSGRQGYALAEVAAQRGAEVTLVAGVTENLPTPIGAELVRVKTAREMQQAVMEHAPSADVVVMAAAVADYRPAEVAESKMKKDSEADLSTIKLTENPDILAGVVEARRQGDVASTTKIVGFAAETGDENNSPLDLARKKLKKKGCDLLMCNAVGEGKVFGQPDSSGWILRPNGDVTEVPEGPKTGVAAAIWRAVCETH from the coding sequence GTGAACGTTGCATCAGCTGAATTGAACACCAAGCCGCTCCGCGTCGTCATTGGCGTAGGGGGCGGCATTGCTGCGTATAAGGCCGCCCACCTGGTTCGCTACTTCACGGAGCGCGGCCACCAGGTGAGGGTGATTCCCACCCGCTCGGCACTGAACTTCGTAGGTGCCGCGACCTTTGAGGCGCTCTCGGGGCAGCCGGTAGCCACCGATGTGTTCGATGCTGTGGACGAGGTGCAGCACGTCCGTTTGGGGCAGGAGGCCGACCTGATCGTCGTTGCCCCAGCCACTGCGGACCTGATGGCCCGGATCGCCCACGGGCGCGCGGATGATCTTCTTACCGCTAGTTGCCTGGTTGCCACGTGCCCCGTAGTGCTCGCTCCAGCGATGCACACCGAGATGTGGCTGAACCCGGCGACCGTTGACAACGTTGCTACGCTGCGCAGCCACGGCCTAACGGTGCTAGACCCCGCCCACGGGCGACTGACCGGCAAGGATACAGGTGCTGGGCGGCTGCCGGAGCCGGAGCAGATCGGCGAACTGGCACTTACCGTCCTAGCAGATCGCGAGGCCTTCACCCGTGACTTAGAGGGCAAGAAAGTCGTTATTAGCGCCGGCGGCACGCACGAGCCGCTGGATCCTGTGCGCTATCTCGGCAACGCATCTTCCGGCCGCCAGGGCTATGCGCTGGCCGAGGTTGCCGCCCAGCGGGGCGCTGAAGTCACGCTCGTCGCTGGTGTCACCGAGAACCTGCCCACTCCCATCGGCGCTGAATTGGTGCGTGTGAAGACTGCCCGCGAAATGCAGCAGGCAGTAATGGAACACGCCCCTTCTGCCGACGTTGTGGTCATGGCTGCGGCGGTGGCCGATTACCGGCCGGCAGAAGTGGCTGAGTCCAAGATGAAGAAGGACTCGGAGGCCGACCTGTCTACGATTAAGCTGACCGAGAACCCGGACATCCTCGCGGGTGTGGTTGAGGCGCGGAGGCAGGGAGACGTGGCGTCCACAACAAAGATCGTGGGCTTTGCGGCAGAGACCGGTGACGAAAACAACTCTCCACTCGACCTTGCTCGTAAAAAGCTTAAGAAGAAGGGCTGCGACCTGCTGATGTGCAACGCCGTGGGCGAGGGCAAAGTCTTTGGGCAGCCGGATAGCTCGGGGTGGATTCTGCGACCTAACGGCGATGTCACCGAGGTGCCAGAAGGTCCGAAGACCGGGGTCGCTGCAGCCATTTGGAGAGCAGTGTGCGAAACTCACTAG
- a CDS encoding dihydroorotase, producing the protein MTSEYPATGELAGHPTGEENAVLLRGVLLYGEGEKQDMLIQDGVIAEIGTDLVSSAPQGAQVLDLDGQVLLPGLVDMHVHLREPGREDTETIATGSAAAAQGGFTAVFTMANTAPVTDNPAIAEMVWYKGQNTNLCDVHPVGSISKGLEGKELTEFGMMADSDAKVRMFSDDGKCVDDPRLMRRAIEYSKGMDVLLAQHCEEPRLTEGAVAHEGETAARLGLGGWPRVAEESIVARDAIMARDYGGRLHICHASTEGTVELLRWAKSQDIPISAEVTPHHLLLTDARLETYDGVNRVNPPLREQRDVEALRAALKEGTVDCVATDHAPHGSEDKCCEFDQARPGMLGIETSLALIAKIFVLDGDEDWRFVAKVMSERPAEITKLPGHGRPIAVGEPANLCAVDVNQRWTAHGHDMASKANNTPYEGMEMPVKVTTTLLRGKVTCKNGSAVN; encoded by the coding sequence ATGACCTCCGAGTATCCGGCTACCGGCGAGCTTGCAGGCCACCCCACTGGCGAGGAGAACGCAGTGCTGCTGCGCGGCGTGCTGCTCTACGGCGAGGGAGAGAAGCAGGACATGCTGATCCAGGACGGTGTGATCGCTGAGATCGGCACGGATCTGGTCAGCTCCGCTCCTCAGGGCGCGCAGGTGCTGGACCTGGACGGCCAGGTGCTACTGCCGGGCCTGGTGGACATGCACGTTCACCTGCGCGAGCCGGGCCGCGAGGATACCGAGACTATTGCCACCGGCTCCGCGGCTGCCGCCCAGGGCGGCTTCACGGCAGTGTTCACTATGGCGAACACTGCACCCGTCACCGACAACCCCGCCATCGCGGAAATGGTGTGGTACAAGGGCCAGAACACGAATCTGTGTGACGTGCACCCAGTCGGCTCGATCTCCAAGGGGCTGGAGGGCAAGGAGCTCACGGAGTTCGGCATGATGGCGGATTCTGACGCAAAGGTGCGCATGTTCTCCGACGACGGCAAGTGCGTAGACGACCCCCGCCTAATGCGTCGCGCCATCGAATACTCCAAGGGCATGGACGTGCTGCTGGCTCAGCACTGCGAAGAGCCACGCCTGACGGAGGGCGCTGTGGCTCACGAGGGTGAGACCGCCGCCCGCCTGGGCCTGGGCGGCTGGCCGCGTGTGGCCGAGGAGTCCATCGTCGCCCGGGATGCCATCATGGCCCGCGACTACGGTGGCCGCCTGCACATCTGCCACGCCTCCACTGAAGGCACAGTGGAGCTTCTGCGCTGGGCGAAGTCTCAGGACATTCCGATTTCCGCGGAAGTCACCCCGCACCACTTGTTGCTCACCGACGCGCGTCTGGAAACCTACGACGGTGTGAACCGCGTGAACCCGCCGCTGCGCGAACAGCGCGACGTGGAGGCCCTGCGCGCTGCCCTTAAAGAGGGCACCGTCGATTGTGTAGCCACCGACCACGCCCCGCACGGTTCCGAAGACAAGTGCTGCGAGTTCGACCAGGCCCGCCCCGGCATGCTGGGAATTGAGACCTCGCTGGCGCTGATCGCCAAGATCTTCGTCCTCGACGGCGACGAGGACTGGCGCTTCGTTGCCAAGGTGATGTCCGAGCGCCCGGCGGAGATCACCAAGTTGCCCGGCCACGGTCGCCCGATCGCGGTAGGGGAGCCGGCGAACCTGTGCGCGGTGGACGTGAACCAAAGGTGGACGGCGCACGGCCATGACATGGCCTCCAAGGCCAATAACACCCCGTACGAGGGTATGGAGATGCCGGTCAAGGTGACCACCACACTGTTGCGAGGCAAGGTGACCTGTAAGAACGGCTCAGCGGTGAACTAA
- the carA gene encoding glutamine-hydrolyzing carbamoyl-phosphate synthase small subunit, translating into MSYTPAALVLADGKIFRGRAFGATGRTLGEAVFTTAMTGYQETMTDPSYHRQIVVATAPQIGNTGWNDEDSESRGDKIWVAGLVIRDLSRSVSNWRANRSLPDEMEAQGIIGIQSVDTRAIVRHLRDKGSVAAGIFSGDALSSDEDMISQVKAQPSMAGADLSADVSTDELYVVEAEGETRYTVIAYDMGIKTNTPREFSKRGVRTVVVPSNTTFEEVQKLMDEYNATGVFISNGPGDPATADATVEELKKILEAKIPFFGICFGNQLLGRALGMETYKLKFGHRGTNVPVLDHQTGRIDITAQNHGFALKGKALEKFDTPFGEAQVTHTCLNDDVVEGVALLDGSAFSVQYHPESAAGPHDANPLFDKFFANLEKNS; encoded by the coding sequence ATGAGCTACACGCCAGCAGCACTGGTTCTCGCCGACGGAAAGATCTTCCGCGGCCGCGCATTCGGCGCGACGGGTCGCACCCTGGGCGAGGCGGTGTTCACCACGGCCATGACCGGCTACCAGGAGACCATGACGGACCCCTCTTACCACCGCCAGATCGTGGTGGCGACCGCCCCGCAGATCGGCAACACAGGCTGGAACGACGAGGATTCTGAGTCCCGCGGCGACAAGATCTGGGTCGCCGGCCTGGTTATCCGCGACCTGTCCCGCTCCGTGAGCAACTGGCGGGCCAACCGCAGCCTGCCGGATGAGATGGAAGCCCAGGGCATCATCGGCATCCAGAGCGTCGACACCCGCGCCATCGTGCGTCACCTGCGTGACAAGGGCTCCGTCGCCGCAGGCATCTTTAGTGGTGACGCCCTCAGCTCCGACGAGGACATGATCAGCCAGGTTAAAGCCCAGCCGTCCATGGCAGGTGCGGATCTATCCGCCGACGTCAGCACCGACGAACTGTACGTGGTGGAAGCGGAAGGGGAAACCAGGTACACCGTCATCGCCTATGACATGGGTATCAAGACGAATACCCCGCGCGAATTCTCTAAGCGCGGCGTGCGCACCGTGGTCGTGCCCTCCAACACCACTTTCGAAGAAGTGCAGAAGCTGATGGACGAGTACAACGCCACCGGCGTATTCATCTCCAACGGTCCGGGCGACCCGGCGACGGCCGACGCGACGGTGGAAGAACTGAAGAAGATCCTGGAAGCCAAGATTCCATTCTTCGGCATCTGCTTCGGCAACCAGCTGCTAGGCCGCGCGTTGGGCATGGAGACCTACAAGCTGAAGTTCGGCCACCGTGGCACCAATGTGCCGGTCCTGGATCACCAGACCGGCCGGATCGACATCACCGCGCAGAACCACGGCTTCGCCCTGAAGGGTAAGGCGCTGGAAAAGTTCGACACCCCGTTCGGCGAAGCGCAGGTGACGCACACCTGCCTGAACGACGATGTTGTCGAGGGCGTGGCACTGCTGGACGGCAGCGCATTCTCCGTCCAATACCACCCGGAATCGGCAGCCGGCCCGCACGACGCAAACCCGCTGTTCGATAAGTTTTTCGCGAACCTCGAGAAGAACAGCTAA
- the pyrF gene encoding orotidine-5'-phosphate decarboxylase, whose product MTARPTGLPTFGQRFLERSEEFGQLCVGMDPHVGILEAWGLKADVAGLEEFSKTCVEAFADVACVVKPQVAFYEQFGSAGLAVLERSISELRKAGVLVIADAKRGDIGSTMAGYARAWLDPESPLCSDAVTVSPWLGFDSLRPVIDLGERYGRGVIVLAATSNPEARSLQRSFFDDTDTNLAQYIVDRVAAENAQHSGAGNLGVVVGATLAEPPRLDQVGGMVLMPGVGAQGGTMDDVLRIAGGDQTASLVSPNVSRGVLRAGPNPADLRNAVAEQAATLRL is encoded by the coding sequence GTGACCGCTCGTCCGACGGGCCTCCCAACCTTCGGGCAACGCTTTTTGGAGCGTTCCGAGGAGTTCGGGCAGCTCTGCGTAGGTATGGACCCGCACGTGGGCATCCTGGAGGCCTGGGGGCTGAAGGCCGATGTCGCCGGGCTGGAGGAATTCAGCAAGACCTGTGTGGAGGCTTTCGCGGACGTCGCCTGCGTGGTCAAGCCCCAGGTGGCCTTCTACGAGCAGTTCGGCTCAGCCGGCTTGGCCGTGCTGGAGCGATCGATTTCGGAGCTGCGGAAGGCTGGGGTGTTGGTTATCGCCGACGCCAAACGGGGCGACATCGGCTCGACCATGGCCGGATACGCGCGGGCGTGGTTGGATCCGGAATCTCCACTGTGCAGCGATGCAGTGACCGTATCCCCGTGGTTGGGCTTCGACTCTTTGCGCCCCGTCATCGACCTAGGAGAACGGTACGGCAGGGGAGTGATCGTGCTGGCTGCTACCTCTAATCCAGAGGCGCGGAGCCTCCAACGCTCCTTCTTCGACGACACCGACACGAACCTAGCCCAATACATCGTGGACCGCGTGGCGGCAGAAAACGCTCAGCATTCCGGCGCTGGAAACCTCGGGGTCGTGGTCGGCGCCACGCTGGCCGAGCCTCCGCGCCTGGACCAGGTGGGCGGTATGGTTCTGATGCCGGGGGTCGGCGCGCAGGGAGGCACCATGGACGATGTTCTACGTATCGCCGGGGGAGACCAGACGGCGTCATTAGTCTCGCCCAACGTGTCTCGCGGAGTTTTGCGCGCAGGGCCTAACCCCGCAGACCTGCGAAACGCCGTGGCCGAGCAGGCTGCAACTCTGCGGCTTTAG
- a CDS encoding aspartate carbamoyltransferase catalytic subunit, translated as MKHLISISDLNKSEILGLMDEADRFAEALDGREMKKLPTLRGRTIFTLFYENSTRTRSSFETAGKWMSADVINISASSSSVKKGESLRDTALTLKAVGADAIIMRHPSSGAARQVAGWLEDTAIINAGDGSNQHPTQALLDATTMRNRIGEISGKKVVIVGDILHSRVARSNAQLLTSLGAEVVFVAPPTLVPLGIEHWGAEPDSVRVSYDFDSEIADADVVMMLRVQAERMHGGFFPSHREYATRYGLSQARAERMKDDAIIMHPGPMLRGMEINYDVADAPQTVVLNQVTAGVHVRMAVLFTLLVGEEG; from the coding sequence ATGAAGCACCTGATTAGCATTTCCGATCTGAACAAGTCCGAGATCTTAGGCCTGATGGATGAGGCCGATCGCTTCGCCGAAGCCCTCGATGGCCGCGAGATGAAGAAGCTGCCTACACTGCGAGGCCGCACGATCTTCACCCTTTTCTATGAGAACTCCACCCGCACGCGCTCTTCCTTCGAGACCGCGGGCAAGTGGATGAGCGCGGACGTCATTAACATCTCCGCTTCCAGTTCTTCGGTGAAGAAGGGCGAGTCCCTGCGAGATACTGCGCTGACCCTGAAGGCGGTGGGTGCAGACGCGATTATCATGCGCCATCCGTCTTCCGGCGCGGCCCGGCAGGTGGCCGGTTGGTTGGAGGACACGGCCATCATCAACGCAGGTGACGGTTCCAACCAGCACCCCACCCAGGCTCTTTTGGACGCCACCACGATGCGCAACCGCATCGGGGAGATTAGCGGCAAGAAGGTAGTGATCGTCGGGGATATCCTGCACTCCCGCGTGGCCCGCTCGAATGCGCAGCTGCTCACCTCCCTCGGCGCGGAAGTGGTCTTCGTGGCGCCCCCTACGCTGGTGCCGCTGGGTATCGAGCACTGGGGCGCTGAGCCGGATAGCGTGCGCGTCAGCTACGACTTCGACAGCGAGATCGCCGACGCGGATGTCGTGATGATGTTGCGTGTGCAGGCCGAACGCATGCACGGTGGATTCTTTCCTTCGCACCGCGAGTACGCCACCCGCTACGGCCTTTCTCAGGCACGCGCGGAGCGTATGAAGGACGACGCGATCATCATGCACCCGGGCCCGATGCTGCGCGGCATGGAGATCAACTACGACGTTGCGGACGCCCCGCAGACCGTGGTGCTGAACCAGGTCACCGCGGGTGTGCACGTGCGCATGGCAGTGTTGTTCACCCTGCTGGTTGGGGAAGAGGGCTAG
- the rpoZ gene encoding DNA-directed RNA polymerase subunit omega gives MENQDVNANESVFDPPVGITNPPIDELLTKVSSKYALVIFAAKRARQINDYFQTVDEGVFEFVGPLVTPDVHEKPLSIALREINRDLLEHTEG, from the coding sequence GTGGAAAACCAGGACGTGAATGCGAACGAGAGCGTGTTCGATCCTCCTGTAGGCATCACCAATCCACCGATCGATGAGCTGCTGACGAAGGTCTCCTCCAAGTACGCCTTGGTTATCTTCGCTGCTAAGCGCGCACGTCAGATCAACGATTACTTCCAGACGGTCGACGAGGGCGTTTTCGAGTTTGTCGGGCCTCTGGTGACTCCGGACGTTCACGAGAAGCCGCTGTCCATCGCTCTGCGCGAGATTAACCGGGATCTGTTGGAACACACCGAGGGTTAA
- the gmk gene encoding guanylate kinase — translation MSQDLNSGRIVVLAGPSAVGKSTVVRRLRTDVPDLFFSVSMTTRDPRPGEVDGEDYIYVTREQFEQNIAADKMLEWAEIHGGLQLSGTPREPIEKALADSRPVLVEVDLEGARNVKKMLPQVQTVFLAPPSWEELVDRLTGRGTETQDVIERRLQTAKVEMASQSEFDHVVVNDDVDKAVAAISEILR, via the coding sequence TTGAGCCAGGACCTGAATAGCGGACGGATCGTCGTTCTTGCGGGCCCATCGGCGGTAGGGAAGTCCACCGTCGTGCGGCGTCTGCGCACCGATGTTCCGGACCTGTTTTTCAGTGTGTCCATGACCACCCGCGACCCGCGACCTGGCGAGGTTGATGGCGAGGACTACATTTACGTCACCCGCGAACAGTTTGAACAGAACATCGCAGCTGACAAGATGCTCGAGTGGGCGGAGATCCACGGAGGGCTACAGCTTTCCGGCACACCGCGCGAACCTATCGAAAAGGCTCTTGCCGACTCCCGCCCGGTACTCGTCGAGGTCGACCTCGAGGGGGCACGCAACGTCAAGAAGATGCTGCCTCAGGTGCAGACAGTCTTCCTGGCTCCGCCATCGTGGGAGGAGCTTGTTGACCGCCTGACGGGCCGCGGAACCGAGACTCAGGACGTCATCGAGCGCCGTTTGCAGACCGCTAAGGTTGAGATGGCCTCGCAGTCCGAGTTCGACCACGTGGTCGTGAACGACGACGTGGATAAGGCCGTGGCAGCAATCAGTGAGATTCTTCGCTGA